A portion of the Deinococcus peraridilitoris DSM 19664 genome contains these proteins:
- the tsaE gene encoding tRNA (adenosine(37)-N6)-threonylcarbamoyltransferase complex ATPase subunit type 1 TsaE has product MHRGEIRLLPDEHAQEACGRALASALPHGTVVFLEGELGSGKTTLTQGLVRALGFGGEVSSPTYALMQLYPTYEGPVLHVDAYRIRHAAELYAMDLERLIDESRLCVIEWGQLFYEDFPEAWLLRLEYLDGGRAGRQITRLR; this is encoded by the coding sequence CCCGACGAACACGCGCAAGAGGCATGCGGAAGGGCGCTCGCGAGCGCCCTTCCGCATGGCACGGTGGTGTTTTTGGAAGGCGAACTGGGCAGCGGCAAGACGACCCTCACTCAAGGGCTGGTGCGCGCGCTGGGTTTCGGGGGCGAGGTCAGCAGCCCCACGTACGCCTTGATGCAGTTGTACCCGACTTATGAGGGGCCGGTCCTGCACGTCGACGCTTACCGGATCAGGCACGCGGCGGAGCTGTACGCGATGGACCTCGAGCGCCTGATCGACGAGAGCCGGCTGTGCGTGATCGAGTGGGGGCAGCTGTTCTACGAGGACTTTCCCGAGGCCTGGCTGCTGCGCCTGGAATACCTGGACGGCGGGCGGGCGGGCCGGCAGATCACCCGGCTGCGTTAG
- a CDS encoding DinB family protein, whose protein sequence is MTNAVESSAQTLPSSTELLAHWEGHRRLTRRTIERFPTDALFTFTPAPPMRPFGTMMLEVLGMVQPTLHGLLHGVWERSLQDFSAVETKEALLAAWDETGSWLQAQWAVLPAQRLADVESVYGMPRQTNVHVVLYLLDNEVHHRAQGFVYLRLLGIEPPAFYER, encoded by the coding sequence ATGACGAACGCCGTAGAATCCAGCGCACAAACCTTACCGTCATCTACCGAACTGCTGGCCCACTGGGAAGGTCATCGCCGTCTGACCCGGCGCACCATCGAACGCTTTCCCACAGACGCCCTGTTCACTTTTACGCCTGCACCACCGATGCGCCCCTTTGGAACCATGATGCTGGAGGTGCTCGGCATGGTGCAACCCACCCTGCACGGCCTGCTGCATGGCGTCTGGGAACGCTCGCTGCAGGATTTCAGTGCGGTCGAGACCAAAGAGGCGCTGCTGGCCGCCTGGGACGAAACCGGCAGCTGGCTGCAGGCGCAGTGGGCCGTTCTGCCGGCGCAGCGGCTCGCCGACGTCGAGAGCGTGTACGGCATGCCCCGTCAGACCAACGTCCACGTCGTACTGTACCTGCTCGACAACGAAGTGCACCACCGCGCCCAGGGTTTCGTGTACCTGCGCTTGCTGGGCATCGAGCCTCCCGCTTTTTACGAACGCTGA
- a CDS encoding helix-turn-helix transcriptional regulator, with product MYDPSMRVLAVLELLQARERVTGPELARRLEVSSRTVQRYVARLQDLGIPVESTRGTGGAYRLRPGFRLPPMMFSEDEALALSLGLRALRHLGLGAFAPAAQGAGAKLERVLPRAVSEHVRDVEAATQLSDPVWTVEVAVEALVRAATAVRARREVTFAYRAHAGTAGQRVVQPYGLVHQDGRWFLVGRCQLRQALRTFRLDRVTNLEVQDATFQRPEDFDARAYLQATLPFAYTPHHVEVWLDMPLTQARSLLAPWRVTLQGERDGTRLRCTREHLEPFAAMLLGLGCDFTVHAPQELHTVFARLSARAARCAAGEGPEPGPAPVWTRGLPDVLS from the coding sequence ATGTACGACCCCTCGATGCGGGTACTGGCGGTACTGGAGCTGCTGCAGGCCCGCGAGCGCGTCACCGGGCCGGAACTGGCGCGCCGTCTGGAAGTGAGTTCCCGCACCGTACAGCGCTATGTGGCCCGCCTGCAGGACCTGGGCATACCAGTAGAATCAACGCGGGGCACGGGTGGTGCCTACCGCCTGCGTCCTGGTTTCCGTCTGCCTCCCATGATGTTCAGTGAAGACGAGGCGCTGGCTCTGTCGCTCGGGCTGCGGGCGCTGCGCCATCTGGGCCTGGGCGCCTTCGCGCCCGCCGCACAGGGCGCGGGCGCGAAGCTGGAGCGGGTGCTGCCCCGCGCGGTGAGTGAGCATGTGCGTGACGTGGAAGCCGCCACCCAGCTCAGCGATCCGGTCTGGACGGTCGAGGTGGCCGTGGAAGCGCTGGTCCGGGCAGCGACGGCAGTGCGGGCGCGCCGGGAAGTGACCTTCGCGTACCGCGCGCACGCCGGGACGGCCGGGCAGCGTGTGGTTCAGCCGTACGGTCTGGTGCACCAGGACGGCCGCTGGTTCCTGGTGGGGCGCTGCCAGTTGCGTCAGGCGCTGCGCACGTTCCGCCTGGACCGTGTCACCAACCTGGAAGTGCAGGACGCCACCTTTCAACGTCCCGAGGACTTCGACGCGCGCGCTTACCTGCAGGCGACCTTGCCTTTCGCGTACACGCCGCATCACGTTGAGGTCTGGCTGGACATGCCACTCACGCAGGCACGGTCCCTGCTGGCGCCCTGGAGGGTGACCTTGCAGGGCGAGCGAGATGGTACGCGGTTGCGCTGCACCCGCGAACATCTGGAGCCCTTCGCCGCGATGCTGCTGGGTTTGGGCTGCGACTTTACCGTCCACGCTCCCCAGGAGCTGCACACCGTATTCGCGCGGCTTTCAGCGCGGGCCGCCCGCTGCGCGGCGGGCGAAGGCCCCGAACCCGGTCCGGCGCCGGTGTGGACTCGGGGCCTGCCAGACGTCCTGAGCTAA